The Parus major isolate Abel chromosome Z, Parus_major1.1, whole genome shotgun sequence genome has a window encoding:
- the LOC107198385 gene encoding ketosamine-3-kinase-like, whose translation MEEALKGALGTAVLRPTGHTGGGCISQGRSYDTDHGRVFVKSNSRSEARRMFEGEMASLEAILKTQTIKVPKPIKVIDLPGGSTAFVMEHLEMGGLNRHSALLGTQLADLHLHNQKLGEKLKKEGNTVGKGPGQTEVQFVDQFGFHTVTCCGYLPQVNDWQSDWVTFFARQRIQPQMDMVEKKSGDREARELWAQLQLKIPSLFSGVEVVPALLHGDLWGGNVAEDDSGPIIFDPASFYGHSEYDRAIAGMFGGFSSSFYSAYHSKIPKATGFEKRLKLYQLFHYMNHWNHFGSGYGGSSMNIMRNLVK comes from the exons ATGGAGGAAGCGCTGAAGGGAGCGCTCGGCACGGCGGTGCTGCGGCCCACCGGGCACACGGGGGGCGGCTGCATCAGCCAGGGCCGGAGCTACGACACGGACCACGGCCGGGTGTTCGTGAAGAGCAACTCTCGGTCGGAG GCCAGAAGGATGTTTGAGGGAGAAATGGCAAGCCTGGAAGCCATCCTGAAAACACAGACGATAAAAGTGCCTAAACCCATCAAAGTTATAGACCTGCCCGGGGGCAGTACTGCATTTGTGATGGAACATTTGGAAATGGGAGGCTTAAACAG ACATTCAGCACTGCTTGGAACTCAGCTGGCTGATCTTCACCTTCATAACCAGAAACTGGgagagaagctgaagaaagaaggGAACACAGTTG GTAAAGGTCCAGGGCAAACGGAAGTCCAGTTTGTGGATCAGTTTGGCTTTCATACAGTTACTTGCTGCGGTTATCTTCCACAG GTGAATGACTGGCAGAGTGACTGGGTGACCTTCTTTGCCAGACAGAGGATCCAACCCCAGATGGACATGGTCGAAAAGAAATCAGGTGACAGAGAAGCAAGAGAACTTTGGGCACAGCTTCAG CTGAAGATACCCAGTTTGTTCTCTGGTGTGGAAGTtgttcctgctctcctgcatgGGGATCTCTGGGGAGGAAATGTAGCTGAGGATGATTCTGGTCCGATTATCTTCGATCCGGCTTCTTTCTACGGCCATTCAGAATATGATCGTGCAATAGCTGGGATGTTTGGTGGCTTCAGCAgttctttttattctgcttaCCACAGTAAAATCCCCAAAGCCACAGGGTTTGAGAAACGCCTGAAGCTTTATCAGCTGTTCCACTACATGAACCACTGGAACCATTTTGGTTCAGGGTACGGAGGGTCTTCTATGAACATTATGAGAAACCTTGTAAAATAA